A region of Vibrio chagasii DNA encodes the following proteins:
- a CDS encoding DUF2799 domain-containing protein, with protein MKKIIALFAVAFSLAGCSANVQDLAAEGNWQEIGYRDGIKGNTQRSYSEMAELGAVDQASYNEGYQIGVTEYCNPNHAYQIGLSGQVYEGVCSGTEDAQRFRMEWQRGWDEFSNDH; from the coding sequence ATGAAAAAGATAATAGCACTATTCGCCGTAGCATTTAGCCTTGCAGGATGCAGCGCCAATGTTCAAGACTTAGCGGCAGAAGGTAACTGGCAAGAGATTGGCTACCGTGATGGTATCAAAGGCAACACTCAACGCTCGTATTCAGAGATGGCAGAACTGGGTGCCGTTGACCAAGCAAGCTACAACGAAGGTTACCAAATCGGTGTAACTGAATATTGTAACCCGAACCACGCTTATCAGATTGGCTTATCAGGTCAGGTGTATGAAGGTGTTTGTTCTGGTACCGAAGATGCTCAGCGTTTCCGAATGGAGTGGCAACGTGGCTGGGATGAGTTCTCCAACGACCACTAA
- the murQ gene encoding N-acetylmuramic acid 6-phosphate etherase: MSNDALISALSHLVSEGRNPDTMDIDLLTSLEVVEKINQQDKQVPLAIEAELPQIAKAVDKIAHAFQNGGRLIYMGAGTSGRLGVLDASECPPTFGVSDKMVIGLIAGGPEAILKAKEGAEDSLTLGIDDLKAIQFSEKDVVVGIAASGRTPYVIGALNYANQIGAVTVALSCNPDSPIADIAQIAISPVVGPEALTGSTRLKSGTAQKLVLNMLTTASMIRIGKSYQNLMVDVKATNEKLVARAARIVIQATECDKALAVSTLKTTDYDVKLAILMILTGLDLQAAKAQLDQQNGFLRKAVENNQ, encoded by the coding sequence ATGAGTAACGACGCTCTCATATCAGCGCTCTCGCACCTCGTTTCGGAGGGGAGAAACCCTGACACTATGGATATTGATCTACTCACTTCACTTGAAGTGGTCGAAAAGATTAACCAACAAGACAAACAAGTCCCACTAGCGATCGAAGCTGAACTGCCACAAATTGCTAAAGCCGTTGATAAAATCGCTCACGCCTTTCAAAACGGTGGACGACTGATTTACATGGGTGCTGGCACCAGTGGTCGATTGGGCGTATTAGATGCATCAGAGTGCCCGCCTACATTTGGCGTTTCTGACAAAATGGTTATCGGCCTTATCGCCGGCGGACCAGAAGCCATTTTGAAAGCAAAAGAAGGGGCTGAAGATTCACTGACGTTAGGTATCGATGATCTAAAAGCGATTCAATTTTCAGAAAAGGATGTTGTGGTTGGTATTGCGGCAAGCGGGCGCACACCTTACGTGATTGGCGCACTCAACTATGCTAATCAAATCGGTGCGGTGACGGTTGCTCTGTCTTGTAATCCAGATTCGCCAATTGCTGATATTGCTCAGATCGCGATAAGCCCAGTGGTTGGCCCAGAAGCCTTAACAGGGTCAACAAGGCTGAAATCCGGTACAGCGCAAAAACTGGTACTAAATATGCTGACCACCGCGAGTATGATTCGCATTGGTAAGAGCTACCAGAACCTGATGGTCGACGTAAAAGCAACCAACGAAAAGCTAGTAGCCCGCGCGGCTCGTATCGTAATTCAAGCAACCGAATGTGATAAAGCATTAGCAGTATCGACGCTTAAAACTACCGATTATGACGTAAAACTTGCGATCTTGATGATTCTGACCGGGCTTGATTTGCAAGCGGCTAAGGCTCAACTTGATCAGCAAAACGGCTTTTTAAGAAAAGCGGTCGAGAATAACCAGTAA